In Anas acuta chromosome 5, bAnaAcu1.1, whole genome shotgun sequence, a single window of DNA contains:
- the ARF6 gene encoding ADP-ribosylation factor 6: MGKVLSKIFGNKEMRILMLGLDAAGKTTILYKLKLGQSVTTIPTVGFNVETVTYKNVKFNVWDVGGQDKIRPLWRHYYTGTQGLIFVVDCADRDRIDEARQELHRIINDREMRDAIILIFANKQDLPDAMKPHEIQEKLGLTRIRDRNWYVQPSCATTGDGLYEGLTWLTSNYKS; this comes from the coding sequence ATGGGCAAGGTGCTGTCCAAGATCTTCGGCAACAAGGAGATGCGGATCCTGATGCTGGGGCTGGACGCGGCCGGCAAGACCACCATCCTGTACAAACTGAAGCTGGGCCAGTCGGTCACCACCATCCCCACCGTGGGTTTCAACGTGGAGACGGTCACGTACAAAAACGTCAAGTTCAACGTGTGGGACGTCGGCGGCCAGGATAAGATCCGGCCGCTCTGGAGGCACTACTACACGGGCACGCAGGGGTTGATCTTCGTGGTGGACTGCGCCGATCGCGACCGCATCGACGAGGCCCGCCAGGAGCTGCACCGCATCATCAACGACAGGGAGATGCGGGACGCCATCATCCTCATCTTCGCCAACAAGCAGGACCTGCCCGATGCCATGAAACCCCACGAAATCCAGGAGAAACTGGGCCTGACCCGGATCAGGGATAGGAATTGGTACGTGCAGCCCTCCTGTGCTACTACAGGGGACGGACTCTACGAAGGGCTGACATGGTTAACGTCCAATTATAAATCCTAA
- the VCPKMT gene encoding protein N-lysine methyltransferase METTL21D: protein MAAAGGFVRELDRRGGPALRLEQREAGGVGCVVWDAALVLAKLLETGACPLARRAVLELGAGTGAVGIMAATLGANVTVTDLEELQELLLVNIENNKHLVTGSVRAKVLKWGEDVTEFQPPPDYILMADCIYYEESLEPLLKTLKDLTGPDTCVLCCYEQRTMGKNPEIERRYFELLQADFELEKIPLEKHDEEYRSADIHIVNIHRKRALAGALEKTERA, encoded by the exons atggcggcggcgggcggcttCGTGAGGGAGCTGGATCGGCGGGGCGGCCCGGCGCTGCGGCTGGAGCAGCGGGAGGCGGGCGGCGTGGGCTGTGTGGTTTGGGACGCGGCGCTGGTGCTCGCCAAACTCCTGGAAACCGGCGCCTGTCCCCTCGCCCGCCGAGCCGTCCTCGAGCTGGGCGCCGGCACCGGCGCCGTCGGGATCATGGCGGCCACGCTGGG GGCGAACGTGACGGTCACCgacctggaggagctgcaggagctgttgcTGGTTAATATAGAGAACAACAAACACCTCGTCACGGGGTCAGTCCGAGCCAAGGTACTGAAATG ggGTGAAGATGTCACGGAGTTTCAGCCGCCCCCTGATTACATACTCATGGCTGATTGCATTTACTACGAGGAG TCGTTAGAACCGTTGCTGAAGACGCTGAAAGACCTGACTGGCCCTGATACGTGTGTCTTGTGCTGTTACGAACAGAGGACTATGGGGAAGAATCCTGAAATAGAGAGAAGGTACTTTGAG CTGCTTCAGGCGGACTTTGAGCTGGAAAAAATTCCCCTGGAGAAGCACGATGAGGAGTATCGCAGCGCAGACATCCACATCGTGAATATCCACAGGAAGCGAGCG CTGGCTGGAGCTCTGGAGAAGACGGAGAGAGCATGA